Proteins from a genomic interval of Pseudovibrio sp. Tun.PSC04-5.I4:
- a CDS encoding RbsD/FucU domain-containing protein, which produces MIVAFQELLKEHTEAQIRLNYVDRSRFYENARNAYAVIQTGETRHYGNICLMKGVLPEH; this is translated from the coding sequence GTGATTGTCGCATTTCAGGAACTGCTCAAGGAACATACCGAGGCTCAAATCCGGCTCAATTACGTGGATCGATCCCGGTTCTATGAAAATGCAAGAAACGCTTATGCGGTGATTCAGACAGGCGAAACCCGCCACTATGGCAATATCTGCTTGATGAAAGGCGTTTTGCCAGAACATTGA
- a CDS encoding type II toxin-antitoxin system RelE/ParE family toxin produces the protein MTSKYGLEFHPKALKEFSKLGAPIREQFKAKLAKVLEEPHIPSAMLRGGLKGTYKIKLRGSGFRLIYKVEEERLIVLVLSAGKRDKSAAYERAQERVS, from the coding sequence ATGACCTCTAAATACGGGCTCGAATTTCATCCGAAAGCACTGAAAGAGTTCTCTAAACTTGGAGCTCCCATTCGGGAGCAGTTTAAGGCCAAACTCGCGAAGGTCCTTGAAGAACCACATATTCCATCAGCAATGCTGCGCGGTGGATTGAAGGGCACTTACAAAATTAAGCTTCGCGGCTCGGGGTTTCGCCTCATTTACAAGGTAGAGGAAGAACGACTGATCGTTCTGGTTTTGTCGGCCGGTAAGCGCGACAAGAGTGCAGCCTACGAGCGTGCGCAGGAGCGAGTTAGCTGA
- a CDS encoding HesA/MoeB/ThiF family protein, whose amino-acid sequence MKRYTRQMILPEVGTKGQDHLAQSHVLVVGAGGLGCPVLQYLTGAGVGTITLIDPDVIEENNLHRQPLYSMDDIGKSKVEAAASRLTACNPEIELHSFISTVNSANVADLVRRVDLVIDAADTFAASYTLSDECRRQRKPLISASALGLTGYVGGFCGGAPSLRAVFPNPPDNSASCATTGVMGPVVGTLGTLQAQMALAVLLKQFPSPLGQLTTVNLRDFKFGGFSFLSAKEPDWYAPFIALSEIRPEDAVIELRGTKEVLTPAVRTAQRISPEQLKKYEFHSKQRIILCCKTGLRSWKATKELNERGYKNIALFADG is encoded by the coding sequence ATGAAACGCTACACTCGCCAAATGATTTTGCCCGAAGTTGGGACTAAAGGGCAAGATCATCTTGCTCAATCTCATGTGCTGGTCGTCGGAGCCGGGGGCCTTGGTTGCCCAGTCCTTCAATATCTTACAGGAGCTGGTGTCGGAACCATCACCTTGATAGACCCTGATGTGATTGAGGAAAACAATCTCCACCGCCAACCACTTTACAGCATGGATGATATCGGCAAAAGCAAGGTTGAAGCCGCAGCCAGCCGTCTTACCGCTTGCAATCCTGAGATCGAACTACACTCCTTCATAAGCACAGTTAACTCAGCCAATGTCGCCGACCTTGTTAGGCGTGTTGATCTGGTGATTGATGCAGCCGACACCTTTGCTGCCTCCTACACACTCTCAGATGAATGCAGGCGCCAGAGAAAGCCGCTTATCTCAGCCTCGGCTCTCGGGCTTACAGGGTATGTGGGTGGTTTCTGTGGTGGAGCGCCCTCACTACGGGCGGTGTTCCCAAATCCTCCTGACAATTCGGCAAGTTGCGCCACGACTGGTGTAATGGGGCCTGTGGTGGGAACTCTGGGTACATTGCAAGCCCAAATGGCCCTTGCTGTATTACTCAAACAATTCCCAAGCCCATTGGGGCAACTTACCACCGTGAACCTCCGAGACTTCAAGTTCGGCGGATTTTCATTTCTAAGCGCGAAGGAACCCGATTGGTACGCCCCCTTCATAGCATTATCTGAAATCCGACCTGAAGACGCGGTTATAGAACTTCGCGGAACAAAAGAAGTCCTTACTCCAGCTGTCAGAACAGCCCAACGAATATCGCCCGAACAACTTAAAAAATACGAGTTCCACTCAAAGCAACGCATCATATTATGCTGCAAAACAGGCCTTAGATCATGGAAAGCTACAAAAGAACTCAATGAACGTGGTTACAAGAATATAGCTCTGTTTGCAGATGGTTGA
- a CDS encoding helix-turn-helix domain-containing protein, translated as MSIQIPTSQRCRFDLDEWNTRLTDICGHFITKTENGRVNGNASLLSCGEVDCARVTHDAKEITRNVAEISKDGEAYYFLILQVAGEAELEQNGQTALLSKPGDMTLIDSIRSSVFRANTKRGSDQVSIHIPRHLLHHQFNSTYACGKKISASSGAGQLINAHLNMLLTSEHGSQAQCLLSRAFNDVISATFLQEETANLQEGYGKLQILLGLIHDHALDESFNVQELSKLSNMSRSSIYRLFREHGFSCNEQIAKVRVGRFKRELSRRLYSKQEFRISQMAYEFGFKDLSTFNRAFRAQVGMSPRNFAEQLRNFAEQLRKN; from the coding sequence TTGAGTATTCAGATACCTACAAGTCAGAGATGCCGATTTGATCTGGACGAGTGGAACACGCGCCTGACGGATATCTGCGGGCATTTTATCACCAAGACGGAAAATGGCCGCGTCAATGGCAATGCATCACTGTTGAGTTGCGGTGAAGTGGACTGCGCGCGCGTTACCCACGATGCGAAGGAAATCACTCGGAATGTAGCCGAAATCAGTAAGGATGGCGAGGCTTACTATTTTCTCATCCTGCAAGTAGCCGGCGAAGCAGAGTTGGAGCAAAACGGCCAAACAGCCCTGCTCTCTAAACCGGGAGATATGACGCTCATTGATTCAATAAGGTCCTCCGTTTTCCGTGCAAATACAAAGCGTGGATCTGACCAAGTTTCTATTCATATTCCGCGTCACCTGCTCCACCATCAGTTCAATTCCACATATGCCTGCGGCAAGAAAATTTCTGCTTCTTCCGGTGCTGGCCAGCTCATCAATGCCCACTTAAACATGTTGCTAACCTCAGAACACGGCAGCCAGGCGCAGTGTCTGCTCTCCCGCGCGTTTAATGACGTCATCAGCGCCACCTTTTTGCAGGAAGAGACTGCCAATCTTCAGGAGGGGTATGGCAAACTACAGATCCTCCTCGGCCTTATCCATGATCATGCATTGGATGAGAGCTTCAATGTTCAGGAACTTTCCAAACTCTCCAACATGTCACGAAGCAGCATTTACCGGTTGTTTCGTGAGCACGGTTTCAGCTGTAACGAACAGATTGCTAAAGTACGGGTGGGCCGGTTCAAGCGCGAACTCTCCCGCAGGCTTTATTCTAAGCAAGAGTTCCGCATATCGCAGATGGCCTATGAATTCGGGTTTAAGGACCTTTCAACCTTCAACCGGGCCTTTCGGGCGCAAGTTGGCATGTCTCCGCGCAATTTTGCGGAGCAGCTGCGCAATTTTGCGGAGCAGCTGCGCAAGAACTGA
- a CDS encoding IS5 family transposase — MEESAAKAWFAPKNQRRGQPAKFSELTIETCLQIRVVFGLALRQTQGFVRSVFHLMELVLPVPDFSTLSRRADGLKLSNPKLRTNSEPIALVIDGTGVKIFGAGEWQETKHGTRIKRRTWRKLHLCLDLNTGEIVCSELTEDTVSDPTAVPDLLDQIEDTVATFLGDDAYDGTPVRQELADRFEDIEVIIPPPKTVAPALWLPPPPLLAIGIFLPFKRTAGCLGKSKPDMAEGLEAKP; from the coding sequence ATTGAAGAGAGCGCTGCCAAGGCTTGGTTTGCACCCAAGAACCAACGGCGTGGACAACCCGCCAAGTTTTCAGAGCTTACCATTGAAACCTGTTTGCAGATCCGGGTCGTATTCGGCCTTGCTTTGAGGCAGACTCAAGGGTTTGTGCGATCTGTGTTCCATTTGATGGAGTTGGTTTTACCGGTTCCTGACTTTTCAACCCTGTCGCGCCGCGCAGATGGCTTGAAACTTTCAAATCCCAAACTGCGAACGAACTCTGAGCCAATAGCGCTGGTAATCGATGGTACAGGCGTTAAGATCTTTGGTGCCGGAGAATGGCAGGAAACCAAGCATGGAACCAGGATAAAGCGCAGAACTTGGCGCAAACTTCACCTTTGCCTTGATCTGAATACCGGCGAAATCGTATGTTCTGAACTGACTGAGGATACGGTTTCCGATCCAACCGCTGTGCCGGATCTGTTGGATCAGATCGAAGATACAGTTGCCACATTTCTCGGTGATGACGCTTATGATGGGACGCCTGTGAGACAAGAATTAGCAGACCGTTTTGAAGATATCGAGGTCATCATTCCACCACCCAAAACAGTTGCCCCAGCCTTGTGGCTGCCACCGCCCCCACTGCTCGCGATCGGGATATTCTTGCCATTCAAAAGAACGGCGGGATGTCTTGGCAAAAGCAAACCGGATATGGCCGAAGGTCTCGAGGCGAAACCTTGA
- a CDS encoding type II toxin-antitoxin system Phd/YefM family antitoxin, whose product MNFIHADLTASVTELKKNPSALIANAAGSPIAILNNNSPAAYLVPAETYAAMIEALEDLELTKVAEQRLEDGGVPVKVNLNDL is encoded by the coding sequence ATGAACTTTATCCATGCGGATCTAACCGCCAGCGTCACTGAACTGAAGAAAAACCCGTCAGCGCTGATTGCCAATGCAGCGGGCTCTCCGATCGCTATCCTCAACAACAACTCCCCAGCGGCCTACCTGGTTCCTGCAGAAACCTATGCCGCCATGATTGAAGCTTTGGAAGATCTTGAGCTTACCAAGGTAGCAGAGCAACGCCTTGAGGATGGGGGAGTTCCGGTGAAGGTCAATCTTAATGACCTCTAA
- a CDS encoding IS6 family transposase: protein MISFKGNHYPNDAILYAVFFYVRYSVSYRDLEEIMQERGVKVDHATLNRWVEKYAPLIAAEAKKQKRQVGTSWRMDETYIKVKGKWVYQYRAVDKQGKTVDFMLSETRDEEAATRFFEEAIGNNILPEKVVMDKSGANKAGLTNINICHFLSGCWLSFIDIIQVKYLNNIVEQDHRFIKRITKPMMGFKAFRSAAATLDGIEVAHMIRKGQLGQEDGPAYRQFIALAG from the coding sequence GTGATTAGTTTCAAAGGAAACCACTACCCCAATGACGCGATCTTATATGCAGTTTTCTTTTACGTTCGCTACTCGGTTTCCTACCGCGACCTTGAGGAGATCATGCAGGAGCGTGGGGTTAAGGTTGACCACGCCACGCTTAATCGCTGGGTAGAGAAATACGCGCCTCTCATTGCAGCAGAGGCCAAGAAGCAGAAACGTCAGGTTGGCACATCCTGGCGAATGGATGAGACCTATATCAAGGTCAAAGGCAAATGGGTGTATCAGTACCGGGCCGTTGATAAACAGGGCAAAACCGTTGATTTTATGCTCTCTGAAACACGGGATGAAGAGGCCGCGACCCGTTTCTTTGAAGAAGCTATCGGCAACAATATTTTGCCAGAAAAAGTAGTGATGGATAAAAGCGGAGCAAACAAAGCCGGGTTAACCAACATCAATATTTGCCACTTCCTGTCGGGGTGCTGGCTTTCCTTCATTGACATTATTCAAGTCAAATACCTCAACAATATCGTTGAACAGGATCACCGCTTTATCAAGCGCATCACCAAACCCATGATGGGATTTAAGGCCTTCCGATCTGCAGCGGCTACGCTGGATGGCATTGAGGTGGCTCACATGATCCGAAAAGGGCAACTGGGACAGGAAGACGGTCCAGCCTATCGTCAGTTTATAGCACTCGCAGGATAA
- a CDS encoding tyramine oxidase: MIAKMLGGVLAASLLSTAAIAASPHPLDGLTGDELNAVRATLIEANAASDKTLYPLIELLEPHKTAVLSNATDGSLDRRATVHFQESGTFQQAVVNITKGTVESKSPLEGQPMVMLADFMSAMDIALGDERMVAGLAKRGLTPDDVYCLPLTAGNFFTDVEKGKRLMKVPCYLNPTGSNFYAKPIEGLVAVVELSERKVLEVLDEGAVPLPEDAWGYTEDEVAKRTALRAKTNPARLEQKGGPNFTIDGSEITWDIWKMRYRVDKRPGLVLSQIKANDGKDWRSVLYQASLSEVFVPYMDPSQGWYWRTYMDSGEYGFGLFLTPLRKSVDCPSYATFLPALIHDDMGQPLEIPDAICIFERDIGNPAWRHFEVFAQSETEFVPAAGRPETELVIRTASEVGNYDYLIDYRFKQDGTIYLKVGASGLDAVKGVASKTLNDATAAEDTKYGSLIAPYLVAPFHDHYFNFRMDFDVDGPENTMMVQEIVAGEQPKGIPRRSLWTVKNTPVKSEMEGRFRLSSMKPKGFMLMNNSVDGYLGHKPAYMIHHGSVAYAPLDFENDAPFVRNRYIEYSVWNTAYDPSERYAGGALAMGSDGSDGLAEWVKKDRDLMNKDVVTWFTAGFHHVPRLEDWPVMSTEWKTIHIQPMNFFPRNPALTIRLPDAPS, from the coding sequence ATGATTGCGAAAATGCTGGGAGGCGTATTAGCGGCTTCACTGCTTTCGACGGCAGCGATCGCGGCAAGTCCACATCCGCTGGACGGTTTGACGGGAGACGAACTGAATGCGGTGCGGGCGACACTAATAGAGGCAAATGCTGCGAGTGATAAAACACTATATCCATTGATTGAGCTTCTGGAACCACACAAAACTGCGGTTCTCTCCAACGCGACTGATGGCAGTTTAGATCGCCGTGCAACGGTTCATTTTCAAGAATCTGGAACATTTCAGCAAGCAGTCGTGAACATCACGAAGGGCACAGTTGAAAGCAAATCCCCGCTGGAAGGCCAGCCCATGGTAATGCTGGCCGACTTTATGTCTGCCATGGATATTGCACTTGGTGATGAGCGTATGGTTGCAGGCCTTGCCAAGCGCGGACTGACACCGGATGACGTATACTGCCTGCCTCTCACAGCGGGTAACTTTTTTACAGACGTTGAGAAGGGCAAACGCCTGATGAAGGTGCCCTGTTATCTCAATCCAACTGGCTCCAACTTCTATGCAAAGCCGATTGAAGGGCTTGTGGCTGTCGTTGAACTGTCTGAGCGCAAAGTACTTGAGGTGTTGGATGAGGGCGCTGTGCCTTTGCCGGAAGACGCCTGGGGTTACACCGAGGACGAAGTTGCAAAGCGGACGGCTCTTCGCGCCAAAACCAATCCAGCCCGGTTGGAGCAAAAAGGTGGCCCCAACTTCACCATTGATGGCAGTGAGATCACCTGGGATATTTGGAAAATGCGCTACCGGGTTGATAAGCGCCCCGGCCTCGTGCTCTCGCAAATCAAAGCGAATGATGGCAAAGACTGGCGCTCTGTTTTGTATCAAGCATCCCTTTCTGAGGTATTCGTGCCCTACATGGATCCTTCTCAGGGTTGGTACTGGCGCACCTATATGGACAGCGGCGAATACGGCTTTGGCTTATTCCTGACACCACTGCGCAAAAGCGTTGATTGCCCAAGCTACGCAACTTTCTTGCCCGCACTGATCCACGACGACATGGGCCAACCACTCGAAATTCCAGATGCAATTTGTATCTTCGAGCGTGATATCGGAAACCCGGCATGGCGGCATTTCGAGGTCTTTGCTCAGTCTGAGACAGAATTCGTACCAGCCGCAGGACGCCCAGAAACTGAGTTGGTGATCCGCACAGCCTCTGAGGTGGGCAACTATGACTACTTGATTGACTATCGCTTTAAGCAGGATGGAACCATCTACCTGAAGGTAGGCGCGTCTGGTCTGGATGCAGTGAAAGGTGTTGCCTCTAAAACGCTAAACGATGCAACGGCTGCAGAAGATACCAAGTACGGTTCGCTGATTGCACCTTATCTGGTTGCCCCTTTCCACGACCATTACTTTAACTTCCGCATGGATTTTGATGTAGACGGTCCGGAAAATACCATGATGGTGCAGGAGATTGTTGCAGGGGAGCAACCAAAAGGTATCCCGCGTCGTTCCCTTTGGACGGTAAAAAACACACCCGTCAAAAGCGAGATGGAGGGCCGGTTCCGTCTGAGTTCCATGAAGCCAAAGGGCTTCATGCTGATGAACAACAGCGTAGATGGGTATTTGGGGCATAAGCCAGCCTACATGATTCACCACGGCAGCGTTGCCTATGCTCCGTTGGATTTTGAGAATGATGCACCGTTCGTCCGTAACCGCTACATTGAGTACAGCGTATGGAACACAGCCTATGATCCAAGCGAGCGTTATGCTGGTGGAGCTTTGGCGATGGGGTCTGACGGATCTGATGGTCTGGCCGAGTGGGTGAAGAAAGACCGCGACCTCATGAATAAGGATGTGGTGACGTGGTTTACTGCTGGCTTCCACCACGTACCGC